In Etheostoma cragini isolate CJK2018 unplaced genomic scaffold, CSU_Ecrag_1.0 ScbMSFa_3991, whole genome shotgun sequence, the DNA window NNNNNNNNNNNNNNNNNNNNNNNNNNNNNNNNNNNNNNNNNNNNNNNNNNNNNNNNNNNNNNNNNNNNNNNNNNNNNNNNNNNNNNNNNNNNNNNNNNNNNNNNNNNNNNNNNNNNNNNTAGTACTGCGTACCAGAAGATGAAGACCaggtgtgtgtactgtgtgtagtaCTGCGTACCAGAAGATGAAGACCAGGTCCTCCTTCTTGGACTCGCGGGTCTCGTAGGTGGCGTCGTACAGCCCGTAGCGACAGTCGTTATGGGGGAGGAGCTTGACGAAGCAGGCGTAGGGGTCGTCCACGGTGTCCCCGATGTCCCCCACCAGGATCTGCTTGCCCTCCTCCACAATGATCTTCTTCTTGTCCTCGCTGAGACAGAACAGGACCGCCTTCTTCCTCATCTTCACCTCGTCCTGGGACGAAGACTTCCTCACCTTCATGTCGTTGAACACCCTGATGACCTCATCGTTCACGGTCACGCCTGACGCCTGCAGGcggccaatcagagcacagCACGCACAGGGTTAATGGGCGCAGGCGGCCAATAGGAGCACgcactccatgtaaataatcactactttcagCATCGTAGAAAACACTTTATTCATTGATAAACTGAAttaataaactcttaattcaccc includes these proteins:
- the LOC117941004 gene encoding cofilin-2-like, with protein sequence MKVRKSSSQDEVKMRKKAVLFCLSEDKKKIIVEEGKQILVGDIGDTVDDPYACFVKLLPHNDCRYGLYDATYETRESKKEDLVFIFWYAVLHTVHTPGLHLL